The DNA window ATCAGCCAATAGGTCGAGTCGTTTTCGACGCGCTCGGCTTCGTAGCGTCTGATTTCGTGGTAGATGAACCGGGGCGACAGGCAACCCAGCGCCAGCCAGGCCGAGAACTTCGATGAGTACCCTTCGCCCAGCAGGCCGTTACGTGTTTCCTTGTATGTTTTCAGCTGATCGCTGCCCCACAGGTAATGCTCCAGCCGGCCGATACCCGCTGTCTCACCACCGTGAAATGGCAACACAGCCCGCGTGTCAGACTGCTCGACACGACTGATTTCTTCGGCGGTATAGCCAAGGTCGGTCAGCGTTGGTAGTGCACCTGCTTCCTGACCTGACAGCATCGAAACCTGCTTGGGTGTAGGGGTAATCTCCCGAACTGACGCGTACTTTTCAACTTCCTTGCGAAACTGGGTGAATACATTCGGTAGCTTGGAAACCGCAAAAGGCAGGTCGCGCACGTGGTATAGCGTCGATTGCCAGATCAGGTCGAGATCAATATTCAGCGGTTTCAGTCGCTTGCTCAATTCCGATTCCAGGTCGGTTTCTTCCTGCGTGACTTCCTTGCTCGCGTAAATGGCGTCGGCACCGATTTCCTGCGCCAGCCGGGCCAGCGTCAGTGCCGGATTGCCAACGCGAATCAGCAAATCGCCCCCACGGCTGCGTAGTGATTGCCGCAGATCAGCCAGCGATTCCAGCAGGAAATTCGCCTGAAAAACACCCATTTTCCGGAAGCCGATCGACCCCAGCTCCGTAAACCAGTCTGTGTCGATCACAAAAACGGGCAGCACCGTTTCGGCGTCGGTCAGCGCGCGGGAAAAACCTTCGTTGTCGTGCAGGCGAAGGTCGTTTCGAAACCAGTAAACAATTTTTTTAGGCATACATAACCGTGTCCAACCCATCTGGACCCTGCTCTATGAACAGCCGTCGGATGTTATTGTTTGTCCGCCTGACACCCGAATTGGATTGGCGTAAGGGCCGTGGTTGGCTCACTGCTCGTTAAGCCGCCAGTCGTAGTCCAGATAAGAAACGGGCGTGTCGGCGTTGATTTTTGTTTGGGAGTATCGGTTCACCCAATAAACGACCGACCGGCTGTTTTTCTCAAAATCACGGTTGTACCAGTCAAACAGCTTCGACAAACTGGCGCGGCCGGGCGTTACGGCGTTCTTCGTCGGGTCGTTCAGAAAGCCAACGCCCTGTTCGTTAAGTTGCCCGGCAAGCCGGGCCGGGGTGTAGGCTTCGTTGCGCAGACGGGGGCAGGAGCGGGCGGCACACACCAGCGCGAAATGAATACGGGGTTCGGTAAACTGCTTGCGTAATGTGCCGTGCTCAATATTGTCGAGGCTCATTTTCTGGCCGCCAATCGTGAAAAACTTCTCGGTCCACGGCGTGTTAACAAACGGAATCTGAACCGCTGGGCCGATGTCTTTGATACTTTTCAACGGATAGTGGTTCAGGATCAGCCGTACTGTAAACGCATTGTACGCATTGATCCAGTACGCCATTTTTTCATTGACCGACCAGCTTGCGGCCGGTGGCGTACGGCTCAGTAAATCGAGGTATTGGTTGAGGAGTGCTTCGTCGCGCTTCAGCCCCTTGTAGTCAACTAATCCCCGTCCGTCGACGTGTTTCTTCAGCAAACCGTCCCAGATTGCGTGGCTGGGTGGCGAGCCGGCCTGTGCAAGCAGTGGCAAGATCATAAACAGAAGAATGAGCAGGCGGGGCAACATAAACAAGCGCATCGGGTCAATTTTGGCTTAAAACTACACACTACATGAATCTCGATTTAACAAACAGAACGGCATTGGTCTGCGGCAGCACACAGGGTATTGGCCGCGCGTCGGCGGTAGAACTGGCAAAACTGGGAGCTAATGTGGTGCTGATGGCCCGCAATGAGGAAACGCTGCAACAAACGCTACAGACACTCGACACCGGCAGCGGTCAGACCCACCAGTACCTTGTCGCCGACTTCAGTCAGCCGGGTGCCGTTGCTGAAGTCATACAGCGTTATCTGGCGAATGGTGGCGAGATACAGGTACTTATCAACAACACGGGTGGCCCGGCGGGTGGCCCGTTAGTCGATGCAACGGCGGATGCGTTTGTGCAGACGTTCCAGGCTCATTTGCTGAACAATCAGGCACTGGTGCAGGCCGTATTGCCGGGTATGAAGCGAGTGGGCTACGGGCGCATCATAAACATCATCAGCACATCGGTCAAGCAGCCGATTGTGGGGCTGGGGGTGTCGAACACAATTCGGGGGGCGGTGGCACAGTGGAGCAAAACGCTGTCGCTGGAGATTGCCCGGTCTGGCGTTACTGTCAACAATGTGCTGCCCGGCTACACGCAGACGGCCCGGCTGACGTCGGTGATTCGTATGCAGGCGGAAAACAGTGGGCAATCGGAAAAGGAGGTAGCTGAAAAAATGCAGCGCGACATACCAACCGGGCGGTTCGTAACAGCGGAAGAAGTCGCTGCGGCCGTAGCGTTTCTGTGCACACCAGCCGCAGCATCGATCAATGGCATCAACGTACCCGTCGACGGCGGACGAACGGGCAGTCTGTAAGCTAGACGAGGTTGTTGCGGAAGGCATAGGCGACCATACCCGCCGTATTTTTGGTGCCCGTTTTTTCCAGAATACGCAGGCGGTGGCCTTCGACCGTGCGGGGGCTAAGGAAAACCTTTTCGCTGATTTCGTTGGTCGACAGGCCGTCGCAAAGCAGTGACAGTACTTCCTTTTCCCGATCCGACAGCAAAATCTTACTGTTGTAAAACGCGCTGGTCGGCTTCGTCGGGCTGTTGGATTTGCTGGTCATTCGGCGAAGCATGGCGCGCGACACGAAATCGTTCAGATACACGCCATCGTCCATCACTTTGCGAATGGCTTTCTCTACTTCGTCGGCGTCGGCGTCTTTCAGTAGGTAGCCGCTGACGCCTTTTTCGAGCAGGTGGAGCACCATACGATCTTCGTCGTGCATGGTCAGTATGATGATTTTCACCAGCGGGTATGTCTCCCGAAAATAATCGGCGGTAGCGGTGCCATCCATCACGGGCATCTGCAAATCGAGCAGCACGACATCTGGCATTTTGCGGGCCGCCCGGTCGATAAGTTCCTGGCCATTGGCGGCTTCCAGCACCAGTTCAAAATCCTGAATCTGGCCTAGCAGGGTTGCCATGCCCACTCGGAAAAGTGTATGATCGTCGCAGAGAGCAAGTCGAATTTTTCGCATCAGCATAACGGTTAGACGGGAAGGGGAAATACGCTAACGCGTTAGTCGCACTACGGACGGCAAACGCAAACAAAAGTAACGACTTTCCCCTTAGTTTGTCAGCGTTGCCAGCAGCGGATCGTTCAGATTTACCTGCGCGTGAATTCGTGAGCCCCGACCCGGTGCCACGTCGAACGTAACATGCCCAGCTACGACATTCAGCCGGCTTTCGATGTTACGCAGGCCCAGCCCGGCCTTTTTGTCCTCCATAATCGCGTCGAAATCGAACCCAATGCCATCGTCCAGTATCGACATGCGGGCTTCGTGGTCAACGCAGTATAGCTGAATCGTGATGAGTTGGGCGCGGGCGTGGCGGATGGCGTTGTTGAGCAGCTCCTGCGCGATGCGGTAAAACGTGAGTTGCAGGGCGGGCGGTAAGTGGTCGACCGGGCCGGGGCAGTCGAGAACCACGCGTAGTTCATCGGTCGTGGCCCGGTCGGCCAGTTCGTCGAGGGCTGCCAGCAGACCAAACCGTTGCAGAACCGTCGGGACGAGGTCGCGGCTTATACGCCGGACGTTGGTCATCGTTTCATCGAGCATATCGCGGGTTTTCACGAACTGTTCCTGCCGGTTTGCCGCGTCATCGAGCTGCCGATTCAGCTGGTTGAGGCTCATCTTCGTCACCGACAGCATGGTGCCGATGCTATCGTGCAGGTCTTCGGCGAGTCGTTGCCGCTCGGCTTCCTGCCCGCGAAACGTAGCGGCCATTAACTCAAGCCGGTGCTGTTCCTGAATTTCCTTGAGCGCCAGTTGTTGCTTTGCCTGCTTCTGCTGGTAGTAGGCAACGAAAACAATAATGAACACCGCCATGCTCAGCAAAACGGCTGAACCGACAGCAACTGTCAGACCAGTGCTCATTAGCAACATCGCAGTAGCGTGGTAGGAAGAATAGAAATGATGCACTGGCTACCGAAGGTTAATCACTTGGCCCAAAAGTGAGTCGGTACTTACTGAATAGTAAACTTACGCCAAACGTTGATCGTACTTGCTGTGCCAGAGCCCAATAGCTGATAGTACAGCGAAAGCAATAAACAGAATTTGGTTGGAATTCCAGTACTGGTCAAAGACCGCAGCGGGAACCTTATCCATTCCCTGATACCAGTATTCACTGAACAAGACGATGAAGAACGTGCCTGCTGAGTAGAGAAGCAAACTTGACGAAAACCAGAACAGTGTATGATGCATGATATTAACAGCATTCATATCTGTAAGTAGCCGATTGAAATACAGAAGTGTAAGTATTATGGCATACACTCTGAATATTGACAGGTCAATGTCAGAAACTGCATAGCTTTTATAAAAATAAATTAACAGTAGGGTGCACAAGATACCTCCTATAATTATGATTTTCCGTTCATATGATTTATCAATAGCGTAGTAGAAAATTAAACCACAGAATATAGTCTCAAAAATAGAGTCGAGATTTTGTAAGAATAGATTATTTGT is part of the Spirosoma rhododendri genome and encodes:
- a CDS encoding DASH family cryptochrome — protein: MPKKIVYWFRNDLRLHDNEGFSRALTDAETVLPVFVIDTDWFTELGSIGFRKMGVFQANFLLESLADLRQSLRSRGGDLLIRVGNPALTLARLAQEIGADAIYASKEVTQEETDLESELSKRLKPLNIDLDLIWQSTLYHVRDLPFAVSKLPNVFTQFRKEVEKYASVREITPTPKQVSMLSGQEAGALPTLTDLGYTAEEISRVEQSDTRAVLPFHGGETAGIGRLEHYLWGSDQLKTYKETRNGLLGEGYSSKFSAWLALGCLSPRFIYHEIRRYEAERVENDSTYWLIFELIWRDFFRFVALRFGNRIFKISGIRNDITKRWRRDHDLFLRWAMGETGIPFIDANMRELNATGFMSNRGRQNVGSFLVKDLGIDWTWGAAYFESQLIDYDPCSNWGNWNYVAGVGNDPREDRYFNILSQATRYDEQGAYVKHWLPELADVPANRIHKLYELSNAELERYGVYPGDNYPMPIIRPERWTDAKFNR
- a CDS encoding DUF547 domain-containing protein, which produces MRLFMLPRLLILLFMILPLLAQAGSPPSHAIWDGLLKKHVDGRGLVDYKGLKRDEALLNQYLDLLSRTPPAASWSVNEKMAYWINAYNAFTVRLILNHYPLKSIKDIGPAVQIPFVNTPWTEKFFTIGGQKMSLDNIEHGTLRKQFTEPRIHFALVCAARSCPRLRNEAYTPARLAGQLNEQGVGFLNDPTKNAVTPGRASLSKLFDWYNRDFEKNSRSVVYWVNRYSQTKINADTPVSYLDYDWRLNEQ
- a CDS encoding SDR family oxidoreductase gives rise to the protein MNLDLTNRTALVCGSTQGIGRASAVELAKLGANVVLMARNEETLQQTLQTLDTGSGQTHQYLVADFSQPGAVAEVIQRYLANGGEIQVLINNTGGPAGGPLVDATADAFVQTFQAHLLNNQALVQAVLPGMKRVGYGRIINIISTSVKQPIVGLGVSNTIRGAVAQWSKTLSLEIARSGVTVNNVLPGYTQTARLTSVIRMQAENSGQSEKEVAEKMQRDIPTGRFVTAEEVAAAVAFLCTPAAASINGINVPVDGGRTGSL
- a CDS encoding response regulator transcription factor; this translates as MRKIRLALCDDHTLFRVGMATLLGQIQDFELVLEAANGQELIDRAARKMPDVVLLDLQMPVMDGTATADYFRETYPLVKIIILTMHDEDRMVLHLLEKGVSGYLLKDADADEVEKAIRKVMDDGVYLNDFVSRAMLRRMTSKSNSPTKPTSAFYNSKILLSDREKEVLSLLCDGLSTNEISEKVFLSPRTVEGHRLRILEKTGTKNTAGMVAYAFRNNLV
- a CDS encoding sensor histidine kinase; amino-acid sequence: MHHFYSSYHATAMLLMSTGLTVAVGSAVLLSMAVFIIVFVAYYQQKQAKQQLALKEIQEQHRLELMAATFRGQEAERQRLAEDLHDSIGTMLSVTKMSLNQLNRQLDDAANRQEQFVKTRDMLDETMTNVRRISRDLVPTVLQRFGLLAALDELADRATTDELRVVLDCPGPVDHLPPALQLTFYRIAQELLNNAIRHARAQLITIQLYCVDHEARMSILDDGIGFDFDAIMEDKKAGLGLRNIESRLNVVAGHVTFDVAPGRGSRIHAQVNLNDPLLATLTN